The window GCAAAATGAACACGTATTTGATGAGTTCTTCCGGTAACAATTTTTACAGAAACTACTGTCGTCTCTTTTAAATATTCTACAACTTCGAAAAAAGTTAATGCATCGCGGCTACAAATACCAACATGTGACATTTTGGTAGGAATTGTTGCATGCCGCCCGATGGGATAATCAATTTTTCCACTTTTATCCGGATGACCAGAAACAACAGCCAAATAATTTTTGTGAATTTCTCGATTTTTAAACATTGCTGCAAATTTACTTTGAGATATTTGGTTTCGAGCGATTATCATTAAACCTGATGTGTCTTTGTCCAAGCGGTGAACTATTCCAGGTCGCTCAGATGGATCAAATTGTGCAAATTCTGCAAAAGAGTACATAAGCCCATGCACCAAAGTAACTTCTTCGCTGCAACTATTTGCTGGATGAACAATCAAACCGGCCGGTTTATTAATGATTATAAAATCTTCTTGAATATCAATTATTTCGAAATCTACTTTTTGCGGAGTCAAATCATACTGTTTGGCAGGAGGAATAGAAACAATAATTTCATCACCCTTTTTTACCACAAGACTAGATTTTTTAGCTACTTTGCCATTCATCGAGACATTACCATCATCAATAAGCCCTTGCAAATAAGAGCGTGAATAATCTTCTAAATTATTTGCTAAGTAACTATCAAGGCGAGGCTGCTCTTTTTGAGCAAAATCTTGGTCACAAATTATTTTAATTATTTTTTCCATATTGAAAATTACCGCTTTTTTATATATTTATTTTGATTTAAAACTTAGCTTTTGCATTCATTTTATTATTATGTAAAATAAAAGCAAAAGGTTGTTTTTAATTAATACCAAAATCAAGGGAGTGGGACAATTAATACTGTTAAAAATATACTTCTTCAAATTGAAAATAATTTAGAAGAGGTTTTAAAAAATGAAACCTTCCAATCCACCACAACCTGGCAAAATTTTGTAAAACTTCACCCTGCTGACATTGCATCATTTTTAGAACAATTTGATGAAGAAACACAAATAACATTCCTAAAGAAATTTTCAAAAGATTTAACCGGCAATGTATTCGAAAAACTTTCCCTTGAAAATCAATCAAATCTGCTCTTTAAGCTCGAAAAACCTTTTGCTGCAGAAATATTACAAGAAATGACCGCGTCTGCCGTTACCGATCTTTTTGACCTATTGTCAGATGAACAGGTAAAAGAATATTTGCGACTTTTGCAAAAAGAACACCGAAAACAGGTTATTTCGCTATTAAATTTTGATCCCAAATCTGCCGGTGGAATAATGAACAGCGAAATATTCACACTCTCCCAAGATATTTCTATCAAACAAGGTGTTGCGCTTATGCAACGCTTGAGTACAGATCAAGAATACGTAGATCGAATTTATATCACAGATCGCAACAACAAACTCACAGGGTACATAAAAATCGAAGATCTCGTTTTAAACAAACCGCAAACACTGATTTCAGATATTTTCCATCAAAATGAACTCATAATAAATGTGCATGAAGACCAAGAGATAGTTGCAAACCAGATGAAACACTATGACTTGCTTTCCGTACCAGTAGTTGACAATGAAAACAATTTCCTTGGAATAATCACAGCGGATGAAAGTATGGATGTTATAGAAGAAGAGGCTAGCGAAGACGTTTATAAAATGTCAGGACTGGGATCAGTCGACCAAACATATTTTCAAACGCCATTTTGGAGGCTCATTTGGCAGAGAAGCTTTTGGCTTATCACTCTTTTAATTTTACAAAGTGCATCAAGCTTTGTTCTCTCGAGTTATGAAAAATTAATTACTCAAAATGCGATATTATTCTTTTTCTTAAATATGTTGATCGGAACAGGCGGAAACGCGGGAAACCAATCCGGTGCGCTTGTCATTCGTGGACTTTCAACCGGTGAAATTCATCGTAAAAATGGCCTGAAAGTTTTGTTCCGCGAATTTAGAGTTGCTATCATAATCGCACTTTTTTTGGCTGTTATAGGTTTTGAGCGAGTTTATCTCACAAGACACAATCTGATAGCGGCGGTTGTAATAAGTATTTCGCTTTCAGCTATAGTAGTTGTTTCAATCTTTTTAGGCACACTACTACCTTTACTTCTAGAGCGATTAAATATCGATCCTGCGCACGCAGCAGCTCCATTTCTCGCAACATTAATGGATATCATCGGAATTTCAATTTACTGCATCATTGCAAGCAAAATATTGGGTTAAATAATCTAAATATTATTCATTATCTCAAACAAAAATACTATTTTATAATTAAATATCATATAAAAATTGCATATTTGTAATAAATATTGCCGTTTGATTTTAAAGTTGTTATCATTAACTTTATATAAATAATTAAGTAAAAATGATGTTTTTGGAGGTTATTTCATGAAAAACTCAATTTTTAGCAAAATAAATCAATTTTCAAGAAAAAAAT of the Candidatus Dependentiae bacterium genome contains:
- a CDS encoding RNA pseudouridine synthase, with the translated sequence MEKIIKIICDQDFAQKEQPRLDSYLANNLEDYSRSYLQGLIDDGNVSMNGKVAKKSSLVVKKGDEIIVSIPPAKQYDLTPQKVDFEIIDIQEDFIIINKPAGLIVHPANSCSEEVTLVHGLMYSFAEFAQFDPSERPGIVHRLDKDTSGLMIIARNQISQSKFAAMFKNREIHKNYLAVVSGHPDKSGKIDYPIGRHATIPTKMSHVGICSRDALTFFEVVEYLKETTVVSVKIVTGRTHQIRVHFAAIGHGLIGDKLYGINSKLIARQALHSWKLSFCYGGKEYFYEATIPSDIKSLIDSLDK
- the mgtE gene encoding magnesium transporter, producing the protein MNTVKNILLQIENNLEEVLKNETFQSTTTWQNFVKLHPADIASFLEQFDEETQITFLKKFSKDLTGNVFEKLSLENQSNLLFKLEKPFAAEILQEMTASAVTDLFDLLSDEQVKEYLRLLQKEHRKQVISLLNFDPKSAGGIMNSEIFTLSQDISIKQGVALMQRLSTDQEYVDRIYITDRNNKLTGYIKIEDLVLNKPQTLISDIFHQNELIINVHEDQEIVANQMKHYDLLSVPVVDNENNFLGIITADESMDVIEEEASEDVYKMSGLGSVDQTYFQTPFWRLIWQRSFWLITLLILQSASSFVLSSYEKLITQNAILFFFLNMLIGTGGNAGNQSGALVIRGLSTGEIHRKNGLKVLFREFRVAIIIALFLAVIGFERVYLTRHNLIAAVVISISLSAIVVVSIFLGTLLPLLLERLNIDPAHAAAPFLATLMDIIGISIYCIIASKILG